From a region of the Vicia villosa cultivar HV-30 ecotype Madison, WI unplaced genomic scaffold, Vvil1.0 ctg.000602F_1_1_3, whole genome shotgun sequence genome:
- the LOC131629751 gene encoding protein NDR1-like has product MPPKHDSCCSCCSGFIITTGLTALFIWLSIRVDEPKCYLEYIYVPALNKTLNSTSNSTFIFTLKLVNPNKDKGIQYDDVQLRFRVFKDLNTTRSLGNATVGRFYQGHEKKAKKLGAVVNGVGNLTERVDGKVYYRVDFATAVKYKILLWYTKRDQLWGGANVEIGDSGEKLEKKAVRLGNSPVVVVVSGASELYGGYRALLIFLVVLTCVGFT; this is encoded by the coding sequence ATGCCGCCGAAACACGACAGCTGCTGCTCATGTTGCTCAGGCTTCATAATAACCACTGGCCTAACCGCTCTCTTCATATGGCTAAGCATCCGAGTAGACGAACCCAAATGTTACCTCGAATACATTTACGTTCCTGCCCTCAACAAAACCCTCAATTCCACTTCAAACTCCACCTTCATCTTCACTCTAAAACTCGTCAACCCCAACAAAGACAAAGGCATCCAATACGACGACGTTCAACTCCGTTTCCGCGTTTTCAAAGATCTCAACACTACTCGCTCACTCGGTAACGCTACTGTTGGGAGATTCTACCAGGGACATGAGAAAAAGGCTAAGAAGCTTGGCGCGGTGGTGAACGGCGTTGGGAATTTGACGGAGAGGGTTGACGGGAAGGTTTATTATCGGGTGGATTTTGCGACGGCGGTGAAGTATAAGATCTTGTTGTGGTATACGAAACGGGATCAGTTGTGGGGAGGGGCAAATGTGGAAATTGGAGATTCCGGGGAGAAACTGGAGAAGAAAGCGGTTCGGCTAGGGAACTCGCCGGTGGTGGTCGTTGTGTCCGGCGCATCGGAACTGTACGGAGGCTACCGTGCGCTTCTGATATTTTTGGTTGTGTTGACTTGTGTTGGGTTTACTTGA